In the genome of Hymenobacter sp. DG25B, one region contains:
- a CDS encoding DUF4133 domain-containing protein, translated as MPIYDLNRGINKPVEFKGLVGSNIYFLAAGIGLVFALFVTCYLLGVPLVLTVLVTFLAGGGMWAGVFALNRRYGEHGLMKAAARRSSPRYITNRHSRLFQRLNEDPTSRA; from the coding sequence ATGCCCATCTACGACCTCAATCGCGGCATCAACAAGCCCGTCGAATTCAAGGGCCTGGTGGGCAGCAACATCTACTTTCTGGCCGCCGGCATCGGGCTGGTGTTCGCCCTGTTCGTGACCTGCTACCTGTTGGGCGTGCCGCTGGTGCTCACCGTGCTGGTCACCTTCCTGGCCGGGGGCGGCATGTGGGCCGGGGTCTTTGCCCTGAACCGGCGCTACGGCGAGCACGGGCTGATGAAGGCCGCCGCCCGGCGCTCCTCGCCCAGGTACATCACCAACCGGCACAGCCGCTTATTCCAACGCCTCAACGAGGACCCGACCAGCCGCGCCTAG
- a CDS encoding LytTR family transcriptional regulator DNA-binding domain-containing protein → MSTILIVEDELLIAAEIERTLVRLGHTPLEPVDNSDEALRVLATQPVELVLMDINIAGDCDGIAAALLIRRQFAVPVVFLTARSDADTLNRAKLAQPYGYLVKPFTDDSLRVQVELALYNAYQAGPTGPVLDAANAAGTEVLGPAERCPKFKDYLFVRKGSGHVKVLLADILYFEALQNYVRMHTVRENFVFDSTMKELEQKLPDQFFKTHRSHIVNLDHVQAYEESSVLLGKEYVPVSRSCKDELKNRIHLVG, encoded by the coding sequence ATGTCTACCATTCTCATAGTTGAAGATGAATTGCTTATTGCCGCCGAGATAGAACGCACGCTGGTTCGGCTGGGGCACACCCCGCTCGAACCCGTCGACAACAGCGATGAGGCCCTGCGCGTGCTGGCCACGCAGCCCGTAGAGCTGGTGCTGATGGACATCAATATTGCCGGCGACTGCGACGGCATCGCGGCCGCCCTGCTCATTCGCCGGCAGTTTGCCGTGCCCGTGGTATTTCTCACCGCCCGCTCCGACGCCGACACCCTGAACCGCGCAAAGCTGGCCCAGCCCTACGGCTACCTGGTCAAGCCCTTCACCGATGACTCCCTGCGGGTGCAGGTGGAGCTGGCCCTCTACAACGCCTACCAGGCCGGGCCCACCGGCCCTGTTTTAGATGCCGCCAATGCTGCCGGCACGGAAGTACTGGGGCCGGCTGAGCGCTGCCCCAAGTTCAAGGATTACTTGTTCGTGCGCAAGGGCTCCGGCCACGTCAAGGTGCTGCTCGCCGACATTCTCTACTTCGAGGCCCTGCAGAACTACGTGCGAATGCACACGGTACGGGAGAATTTCGTGTTCGACTCCACGATGAAGGAGTTGGAGCAGAAGCTGCCCGACCAGTTTTTCAAAACCCACCGCTCCCACATCGTGAATCTGGACCACGTGCAGGCTTACGAGGAAAGCAGCGTGCTGCTGGGCAAGGAGTACGTGCCGGTGAGCCGCTCGTGCAAGGACGAGTTGAAGAACCGCATTCACCTGGTGGGCTAG
- a CDS encoding DUF4134 domain-containing protein, translating to MTKKPFITSLALAVLLLSSQLLYAQTGGGNGTAGIQDATTQVTSYFDPLTKLMYAIGAVLGLVGAIKVYGKWNAGDQDTQKTAVSWFGSMIFLVIVATVVRSFFL from the coding sequence ATGACAAAGAAACCCTTCATTACCTCGCTGGCCCTCGCGGTCCTACTCCTCAGCTCGCAGTTGCTTTACGCCCAGACCGGGGGTGGCAATGGCACGGCCGGCATACAGGATGCCACCACCCAGGTCACCAGCTACTTCGACCCGCTGACCAAGCTCATGTACGCCATCGGCGCGGTGCTGGGCCTAGTGGGAGCCATCAAGGTGTATGGCAAATGGAACGCCGGCGACCAGGACACGCAGAAAACGGCCGTGTCCTGGTTTGGCTCGATGATTTTCCTGGTCATCGTGGCCACGGTGGTGCGCTCGTTCTTCCTCTAG
- a CDS encoding TraG family conjugative transposon ATPase, giving the protein MSNKVLPSVSLESKQPIYKVEKDCLISKNADVTVAFRLDLPEIFTLSRDDYAQLQAAFVKAVRLLPDHCVVHKQDWYVEDKYAPGFEAERTLLSSAYERHFNERPFLNHFCYLYITKTSSERPNWGSTSGLLARRNIVPKDMLDTKVLESFFDNVGQFVRTLEGVGPTNAPYIRSHRLTSDELAGTAEKAGLLEKYLALDLSDQALQVDLDLTEGLKVGAEFCQMFSVANLDDLPTSVETDIRYEQYSTEYSDFPISFAAPLGLLLGANHILNQYVFLDNTTKTVKTFEQKKDRLNSLSLYSRQNAINFEYYNAFLNELIAHKRRPVRVHCNVLTWGRHEEELTEVRKLVNAAFNAMNCKPRQNTVDIAALYWGGIPGNAGDFPSEETFYTFIEQAVCFWASETNYRSTGATKGIKLSDRLTGKPVLVDISDEPMKKQIIFNRNKFVLGPSGSGKSFFTNHMVRQYYEQGAHVLLVDTGNSYKGLCELVGGVYFTYEEDDPIAFNPFLISGKLDVEKKESIKTLLQALWKKDDESVSQSEYVSLSTAVSLYYVMLEANALIKPSFNTFYEFVKGPYRKILEEEKVREKDFDIDNFIYVLKPYYRGGEYDYLLNSEKELDLVQAPFIVFELDNIKDHPILFPVVTLIIMETFISKMRKLKGVRKMILIEEAWKALTTPGMAAYIKYLFKTVRKFFGEAIVVTQEIDDIIGNEIVKDAIINNSDCKILLDQRKFINRFDEIQALLSLTPKEKDLVLSINRDNKATRGRYTEVFISLGGVVSKVYAIEVSKEEYVTYTTEETEKVRLFEKLKQTGDMPTAIKLFANELREG; this is encoded by the coding sequence ATGAGCAATAAGGTTCTGCCCTCCGTTTCCCTCGAATCCAAGCAGCCCATCTACAAGGTGGAGAAGGATTGCCTTATCTCGAAAAATGCGGACGTGACCGTGGCGTTCCGACTGGATTTGCCCGAAATCTTTACCCTCTCCCGGGACGATTACGCCCAGCTGCAGGCGGCTTTCGTGAAGGCCGTGCGCCTGCTGCCCGACCATTGCGTGGTGCACAAGCAGGACTGGTACGTGGAGGATAAATACGCCCCCGGCTTCGAGGCCGAGCGCACGCTGCTTTCCTCAGCCTACGAGCGCCACTTCAACGAGCGGCCGTTCTTGAACCACTTCTGCTACCTCTACATCACCAAAACCTCGTCGGAGCGGCCCAACTGGGGCAGCACCTCGGGGCTGCTGGCCCGGCGCAACATCGTGCCCAAGGACATGCTCGACACCAAGGTGCTGGAAAGCTTTTTCGACAATGTGGGCCAGTTCGTACGCACGCTGGAAGGAGTGGGACCCACCAACGCGCCCTACATCCGCTCGCACCGGCTGACCTCGGATGAGCTGGCCGGTACGGCCGAAAAGGCCGGGCTGCTGGAAAAGTACCTGGCGCTGGACCTGTCCGACCAGGCGCTGCAGGTCGACCTCGACTTGACCGAAGGGCTGAAAGTAGGGGCGGAGTTCTGCCAGATGTTCTCGGTGGCCAACCTCGATGACCTGCCCACGTCGGTGGAAACCGACATTCGCTACGAGCAATACAGCACCGAGTACTCGGACTTCCCCATCAGCTTCGCCGCCCCGCTGGGGCTGCTGCTGGGTGCCAACCATATCCTGAACCAGTACGTGTTCCTGGATAACACCACCAAGACGGTGAAAACCTTCGAGCAGAAGAAGGACCGGCTCAACTCGCTCTCGCTCTACTCGCGGCAGAACGCCATCAACTTCGAGTATTACAATGCCTTTCTGAATGAGTTGATTGCCCACAAGCGCCGGCCGGTGCGGGTGCACTGCAACGTGCTCACCTGGGGCCGGCACGAGGAGGAGCTGACCGAGGTGCGCAAGCTGGTCAACGCCGCCTTCAACGCCATGAACTGCAAGCCCCGGCAGAACACCGTGGACATCGCCGCGCTCTACTGGGGCGGCATTCCGGGCAACGCGGGCGACTTTCCCAGCGAGGAAACCTTCTACACCTTCATCGAGCAGGCCGTCTGCTTCTGGGCCTCCGAAACCAACTACCGCAGCACCGGGGCCACCAAGGGCATTAAGCTTTCCGACCGCCTTACGGGCAAGCCCGTGCTGGTGGACATTTCGGATGAGCCGATGAAGAAGCAAATCATCTTCAACCGCAACAAGTTCGTGCTCGGCCCCTCGGGCTCGGGCAAGTCGTTTTTCACCAACCACATGGTGCGCCAGTACTACGAGCAGGGCGCGCACGTGCTGCTGGTGGACACCGGCAACTCCTACAAGGGCCTCTGTGAGCTGGTGGGCGGGGTGTATTTCACCTACGAGGAGGACGACCCAATTGCCTTCAACCCCTTCCTGATTTCGGGCAAGCTGGATGTGGAGAAGAAGGAATCCATCAAAACGCTGCTGCAGGCGCTCTGGAAAAAGGACGACGAAAGCGTGAGCCAGTCGGAGTACGTATCGCTCTCCACGGCCGTGAGTCTGTATTACGTGATGCTGGAAGCCAACGCGCTTATCAAGCCGAGCTTCAACACGTTCTACGAATTTGTTAAAGGACCTTATCGCAAGATTCTGGAGGAGGAGAAGGTCCGGGAGAAGGATTTCGACATCGACAACTTCATCTACGTGCTCAAGCCCTACTACCGGGGCGGCGAGTATGACTACCTGCTGAACTCCGAGAAAGAGCTGGACCTCGTGCAGGCTCCCTTCATCGTGTTCGAGCTGGACAACATTAAGGACCATCCCATTCTGTTTCCGGTGGTCACGCTTATCATCATGGAAACCTTCATCTCCAAGATGCGCAAGCTGAAAGGGGTGCGGAAGATGATTCTGATTGAGGAGGCCTGGAAGGCCCTCACCACGCCCGGCATGGCCGCCTACATCAAGTACCTCTTTAAGACGGTGCGCAAGTTTTTCGGCGAGGCCATCGTGGTGACCCAGGAAATCGACGACATCATCGGCAACGAGATTGTCAAGGACGCCATCATCAATAACTCGGACTGCAAGATTCTGCTCGACCAGCGCAAGTTCATCAACCGCTTCGATGAGATTCAGGCGCTGCTCTCGCTCACGCCTAAGGAAAAAGACCTGGTGCTGAGCATCAACCGCGACAACAAGGCCACGCGGGGCCGCTACACGGAGGTATTCATCAGCCTGGGTGGGGTCGTGTCGAAGGTTTACGCCATCGAGGTGTCCAAGGAAGAATACGTGACCTACACCACCGAGGAAACCGAGAAAGTGCGGCTGTTTGAGAAGCTCAAGCAGACCGGCGATATGCCCACGGCTATTAAGCTTTTCGCCAACGAGCTCCGCGAAGGGTAG
- the traK gene encoding conjugative transposon protein TraK has protein sequence MFASLKTIDSAFQQVKTLALLFIVAVLVLAGTIAYFAFQSTNAAANRIYVLEGGQLLTAGAQDARANRPVEARSHVTRFHELFFTLDPDQKAIDSNVNKALYLADNSAKRQYENFKEKGFYNDLIAANISLEMTVDSVVVTNSRPMVARCYGHQRVIRATSVTNRNFLSECSLRDVTRSENNPTAF, from the coding sequence ATGTTCGCGTCCCTCAAAACCATCGACTCGGCTTTTCAGCAGGTCAAAACGCTGGCGCTGCTCTTCATCGTCGCGGTGCTGGTGTTGGCTGGCACCATTGCCTACTTCGCGTTTCAGTCCACCAACGCGGCCGCCAACCGCATCTACGTGCTGGAGGGCGGGCAACTGCTTACGGCCGGAGCGCAGGATGCGCGGGCCAACCGGCCGGTGGAAGCCCGCAGCCATGTAACGCGCTTTCACGAGCTGTTTTTCACCCTTGACCCCGACCAGAAGGCCATCGACAGCAACGTCAACAAGGCACTGTACCTGGCCGACAATTCAGCCAAGCGGCAGTATGAGAACTTCAAAGAGAAGGGCTTCTACAATGATTTGATTGCCGCCAACATCAGCCTGGAAATGACCGTGGACAGCGTCGTGGTCACCAACTCGCGGCCGATGGTAGCCCGCTGCTACGGGCACCAACGGGTCATCCGGGCCACCTCGGTTACGAACCGCAACTTCCTCTCAGAATGCTCGCTGCGCGACGTTACTCGCTCGGAAAACAACCCCACGGCTTTCTGA